A region of Saimiri boliviensis isolate mSaiBol1 chromosome 10, mSaiBol1.pri, whole genome shotgun sequence DNA encodes the following proteins:
- the LOC101053685 gene encoding cytochrome c oxidase subunit 6B1, which produces MAEEVKSKLKNYKTAPFDSRFPNQNQTRNCWQNYLDFHRCEKALNAKGGDVSVCQWYRRVYKSLCPIAWVTDWDEQQADGTFPGNI; this is translated from the coding sequence ATGGCAGAAGAGGTGAAGTCCAAACTCAAGAACTACAAGACTGCCCCTTTTGACAGCCGCTTTCCCAACCAGAACCAGACCAGGAACTGCTGGCAGAACTACCTGGACTTCCACCGCTGTGAGAAGGCACTGAATGCTAAAGGAGGTGATGTGTCTGTGTGCCAATGGTACCGGCGTGTATACAAGTCCCTCTGCCCCATAGCCTGGGTCACAGACTGGGACGAGCAGCAGGCTGATGGCACTTTTCCCGGGAATATCTGA